From a single Cytophagales bacterium WSM2-2 genomic region:
- a CDS encoding collagen-binding protein → MQKRLFKSLAIALLFYGSQTLLAQGSYTISGTIKDGSTGERLIGATVRIINSSTGASTNEYGFYSLSLPSGSYTLAVSYMGYKVATQQIQLDKPLKLDLDLAQESAQLDEVVVSSVRADENLSTPAMGTETLNMKTIAKLPVLFGEKDILKTIQLLPGVKSNGEGNSGFSVRGGATDQNLILLDEAPVYNASHLLGFFSTFNSDAIKDANLIKGNSPSQYGGRLSSVLDVKMKDGNNQEYKVNGGVGIISSRLSIEGPIQKGKSSFIVSGRRTYADLFLKASPQYKDSKLYFYDLNAKANYSINARNQLYLSGYFGRDVLGFGNTFGVSWGNTTGTVRWNNIVNEKLFSNTSFIYSNYQYKVEIQNNDNNFEIVSHIQDWNLKQDFTYYPSLKHTIRFGFQSIYHTLSPSKFSGSLVPSFPKTTKTAWENAVYVNDEYKVTDKLNLNYGLRLSAFTVLGGNKYNIYNEGVKVDSVNLRSGELGKTYLRLEPRFTANYRLNEFSSVKAGFARNTQNLHLLSNSTSGNPTDQWVGSSYTIKPEIADQVSIGYSRNFSGNNYEMNVESYYKEMQNQIDYKNGADINSAADVESQLLFGKGRAYGLELIVKKKTGRLTGWISYTLSKTERKIDGINSNNWYNARQDRTHDLAVVAIYELNKKWSLSGLFVYSTGYAVTFPTGKYQVDGQTVFQYSARNANRMPAYNRLDFNATYEPNKQGRVHGSWSFGIYNLYGRQNAYSINFEDDPNDPTRTRAMQTSLFRWVPNIAYNFKF, encoded by the coding sequence ATGCAAAAACGTCTCTTTAAATCGCTCGCTATTGCCCTTTTGTTCTATGGCTCCCAGACCTTGCTGGCGCAAGGCAGCTATACCATAAGCGGAACCATCAAGGATGGCTCAACCGGAGAGCGGCTTATTGGTGCTACAGTGCGTATTATCAATTCATCAACCGGTGCAAGTACCAATGAGTATGGATTTTATTCGCTTTCACTACCATCCGGCTCCTATACCTTAGCAGTTAGCTACATGGGCTACAAGGTTGCCACGCAACAAATTCAGCTAGATAAGCCTCTCAAACTGGATCTGGACCTCGCTCAGGAGTCCGCTCAGTTGGATGAAGTCGTGGTGAGTTCTGTTCGTGCTGATGAGAACTTGTCTACTCCTGCCATGGGAACGGAGACGCTTAATATGAAGACAATAGCAAAACTCCCGGTGCTGTTCGGTGAAAAAGATATACTGAAAACGATTCAGCTTTTGCCCGGAGTAAAAAGCAATGGTGAAGGAAACAGTGGCTTCAGTGTGCGGGGTGGCGCTACCGATCAAAACCTCATCCTGTTGGATGAAGCCCCTGTATATAATGCCTCCCATTTGCTTGGCTTCTTCAGCACCTTTAACAGTGATGCCATAAAGGATGCAAATCTGATTAAGGGCAATAGCCCCTCACAATATGGAGGTCGCCTTTCATCTGTATTGGATGTTAAAATGAAAGATGGAAACAACCAGGAATATAAAGTCAACGGAGGAGTTGGAATTATCAGCAGCCGGTTAAGTATTGAAGGCCCGATTCAGAAGGGCAAATCATCCTTCATTGTGTCGGGAAGACGCACGTACGCAGACCTCTTTCTAAAAGCCAGTCCTCAATACAAAGACAGTAAGCTGTACTTCTATGACCTGAATGCGAAAGCTAACTACAGCATCAACGCCAGGAATCAACTCTATCTCTCCGGGTATTTTGGAAGAGATGTTTTAGGTTTCGGAAATACTTTCGGTGTCTCCTGGGGAAACACCACGGGTACAGTCAGATGGAATAACATCGTAAATGAAAAGCTGTTCTCAAACACATCCTTTATTTACAGCAATTATCAATACAAAGTTGAAATTCAAAATAATGACAACAATTTTGAGATCGTCTCTCACATTCAGGATTGGAATCTGAAACAGGACTTTACTTACTATCCCAGTCTGAAACATACAATACGCTTCGGGTTCCAATCGATTTATCACACGCTTTCGCCAAGCAAGTTCAGTGGGTCTCTGGTACCAAGTTTTCCTAAAACAACAAAGACTGCCTGGGAAAACGCAGTCTACGTAAACGATGAATACAAAGTCACAGACAAATTAAATCTCAATTATGGTTTACGACTTTCCGCATTCACTGTATTAGGTGGCAACAAATACAATATCTATAATGAAGGCGTTAAGGTAGATAGCGTAAATCTTCGTAGTGGTGAACTGGGTAAGACTTATCTCAGGCTCGAACCGCGATTTACTGCCAACTACCGTCTTAATGAATTCAGTAGTGTAAAGGCCGGGTTTGCCCGCAATACTCAAAACCTTCACCTGCTTAGTAACAGCACGAGTGGAAATCCAACGGATCAGTGGGTTGGAAGCAGTTATACCATAAAGCCGGAGATAGCCGACCAGGTGAGTATTGGATATAGCCGAAATTTTAGTGGCAACAATTACGAAATGAATGTAGAGTCTTACTACAAGGAGATGCAGAACCAGATTGACTATAAAAACGGGGCAGATATCAATTCAGCTGCTGATGTGGAAAGTCAGTTATTGTTTGGCAAAGGAAGAGCCTATGGACTTGAACTGATTGTCAAAAAGAAGACCGGAAGGTTGACCGGCTGGATATCTTACACTCTATCCAAAACAGAAAGGAAAATTGATGGAATAAATAGCAACAACTGGTACAATGCGCGCCAGGATCGTACGCATGACCTTGCCGTGGTTGCCATTTATGAATTAAATAAGAAGTGGTCTCTTTCCGGGCTATTTGTTTACAGCACCGGGTATGCTGTTACTTTTCCTACCGGAAAATACCAGGTGGACGGTCAAACTGTTTTTCAATACAGTGCAAGGAATGCAAACCGGATGCCCGCTTATAACCGTTTAGATTTTAACGCAACGTACGAACCGAATAAGCAGGGCCGTGTTCATGGCTCCTGGTCATTTGGTATTTATAATCTATACGGGCGCCAGAATGCTTACTCCATAAATTTCGAAGATGATCCGAACGATCCAACCCGTACACGCGCCATGCAGACCTCGCTGTTCAGGTGGGTACCTAATATTGCTTACAATTTTAAATTCTAG
- a CDS encoding membrane protein has protein sequence MTILQFMLACFVIRLISLGKSIYNEKRLKSTGALEFGKVNSAALTIAHVLFYASCLTEALYNGTTANDYTYWGLGLFAFSMIMLWWVILSLGNVWTVKLIISTDHVLKTGFLFRHVRHPNYFLNVIPELISVTLICNAWMTLAIGLPVYLIPLAIRIRQEEKVMKEKFPSY, from the coding sequence ATGACTATTCTTCAATTTATGCTTGCGTGTTTTGTGATTAGATTAATCAGCCTTGGAAAATCGATATATAATGAAAAGCGTCTCAAGTCAACAGGCGCCCTGGAATTCGGAAAAGTAAACTCGGCAGCACTGACAATAGCACATGTTTTGTTTTATGCCAGTTGCCTCACAGAAGCGCTTTACAATGGTACAACAGCTAATGACTACACCTATTGGGGATTGGGTCTATTTGCTTTTTCAATGATTATGCTTTGGTGGGTGATCCTGAGTTTGGGCAACGTATGGACGGTGAAGCTGATCATTTCCACTGATCATGTTTTGAAAACGGGTTTTCTTTTTAGACATGTCCGTCACCCCAACTATTTTCTCAATGTTATTCCTGAATTGATTTCTGTGACGCTGATCTGCAACGCATGGATGACATTAGCTATTGGATTGCCAGTCTACCTGATACCCCTCGCCATAAGGATCAGGCAGGAAGAAAAAGTCATGAAAGAGAAATTCCCGTCTTACTGA
- a CDS encoding peptidase: protein MRYRLSLFIILIAAQLTFAQQQLPLRKTIETSQRNIRMDVPMTNVIRKAFKDGTRDFSGKPGPNYWQLQTDYTIQATLNPNTQVIRGSEKIDVQNNSKEDLTRIVLRLDHNIFRSEATRGFSTPAEATEGMVITALSVGGKKVDLGTLPSNDRNAPPRLAVSGLNRTVATITLDAPVKAGNKVMLEIEWNTKLPGGPNGSGHRMTQRWDNTLFQPTQWFPRLAKYDDLRGWETSVYMGPSEFYNNFGKFDVNITVPAGWLVSGTGVLQNAKDVLAPAIHQRLATITTTDEETTIVAESERGAGTATVAGDALTWHFVADQVNDFAWATSRNFIWKATRANIPTKGYIPVHMFYLPDRARFFEKAGKNTRHALEFYSNLWVPYPFPQMTLQDGPSSGMEYPMVINSNQGAADHETGHQWWPMMVGNNETRYGWMDEGFNQYMNILSDADAEGKPYSLDGEGQRYGRSSGGENEAPMMWSANDAGPGYGFQTYGKAPLMLSMLGGIVGDEAVLKAMKEYAKTWSFKHPSPWDFMFFMNNALGQNLEWFWYYWLFTTESVEGSIREVKTSKDMTRVVVYQAGQMPSPVVLKVEFEEGGAIASMPNAKEIDKNTVVVTWPVDVWFNGSRTFNADLKLGDRKIKKITLDPYGRFPDAELKDNVWPVEK, encoded by the coding sequence ATGCGTTACAGACTATCGCTTTTTATTATTCTTATAGCTGCACAACTTACGTTTGCTCAGCAGCAGCTCCCCCTCCGCAAGACCATTGAAACCAGCCAGCGGAATATCCGAATGGATGTGCCTATGACCAATGTGATACGCAAAGCCTTTAAAGATGGTACGCGTGACTTTAGCGGGAAGCCTGGTCCGAACTACTGGCAGCTTCAAACCGACTATACGATTCAGGCTACACTCAATCCCAATACGCAGGTCATCCGCGGTAGCGAGAAGATCGATGTGCAGAACAACAGCAAAGAAGACCTGACGCGCATTGTACTGCGGCTCGATCACAATATTTTCAGAAGTGAAGCAACACGAGGGTTCTCCACTCCGGCTGAAGCTACGGAAGGAATGGTCATTACAGCCCTAAGTGTTGGCGGTAAAAAAGTAGACCTGGGCACACTTCCCAGCAACGATCGCAATGCTCCTCCTCGCCTCGCGGTCTCCGGTCTTAATCGTACAGTAGCTACAATAACTCTCGATGCTCCCGTCAAGGCGGGAAATAAAGTAATGCTGGAGATTGAATGGAACACAAAACTTCCGGGCGGTCCCAACGGCAGTGGGCATCGAATGACCCAACGCTGGGACAATACACTCTTTCAACCAACACAATGGTTTCCACGCTTGGCTAAATACGATGATCTGAGAGGCTGGGAAACCAGCGTCTATATGGGACCTTCTGAATTCTATAATAACTTCGGAAAGTTTGATGTGAATATCACCGTTCCTGCAGGCTGGCTGGTGAGTGGAACAGGAGTACTTCAGAATGCGAAAGACGTCCTCGCTCCTGCTATTCACCAACGCCTGGCAACCATTACTACTACTGACGAAGAAACAACAATTGTTGCCGAGTCCGAACGCGGTGCAGGCACGGCTACTGTTGCAGGTGATGCGCTGACATGGCACTTTGTTGCCGACCAGGTAAATGATTTTGCATGGGCAACCTCACGCAATTTTATCTGGAAAGCCACGCGCGCAAACATTCCAACGAAAGGATACATTCCTGTTCATATGTTTTATCTGCCTGACCGTGCACGTTTTTTTGAGAAAGCAGGAAAGAACACGCGTCATGCGCTGGAGTTTTATTCTAACCTGTGGGTACCATATCCTTTTCCTCAAATGACACTTCAGGATGGCCCAAGCTCAGGCATGGAGTACCCGATGGTGATCAACTCGAATCAAGGTGCGGCTGATCATGAAACGGGACATCAGTGGTGGCCCATGATGGTGGGCAACAACGAAACGCGCTATGGCTGGATGGACGAAGGCTTCAACCAGTATATGAATATTCTCTCCGATGCCGATGCAGAAGGAAAACCTTATAGCCTCGATGGAGAAGGCCAGCGTTACGGAAGATCAAGCGGTGGAGAAAATGAAGCACCGATGATGTGGAGCGCCAACGATGCCGGACCGGGATATGGTTTTCAGACCTATGGCAAAGCACCGTTGATGTTGTCCATGCTTGGCGGCATTGTGGGTGATGAGGCTGTACTGAAAGCAATGAAAGAATATGCCAAAACATGGAGCTTCAAGCACCCCTCTCCGTGGGACTTCATGTTCTTCATGAACAATGCGCTCGGACAAAACCTGGAATGGTTCTGGTACTACTGGCTGTTCACAACAGAATCCGTTGAGGGCTCCATTCGCGAGGTGAAGACTTCTAAGGATATGACGCGTGTCGTTGTTTACCAGGCCGGGCAGATGCCATCACCGGTAGTATTGAAAGTAGAGTTTGAAGAAGGCGGTGCCATTGCCAGTATGCCCAACGCAAAAGAGATCGACAAGAATACAGTTGTCGTTACCTGGCCTGTGGATGTGTGGTTCAACGGAAGCCGTACATTCAATGCCGACCTGAAGTTAGGTGACCGGAAGATCAAGAAGATCACACTCGATCCTTATGGAAGATTTCCGGATGCAGAGCTCAAAGACAATGTGTGGCCGGTAGAGAAATAG
- a CDS encoding DNA-directed RNA polymerase sigma-70 factor, producing the protein MSEPGNRIEIIYKDKFGQLISLILQRFRSLSVEEAEDIVQETFVEAALLWPKDGVPDNPAGWLYRVCKNKSINLLKKVSRTEDIALAQTVSVAAEEISEHAFKDAQMLMLVACCHPDLTPKTQVVVALKYAANLKVENIAMQFGVEQDAIEKMLYRARQKIKSESLRLSTSFNGYSRERLSVVHKVIYLIFNEGYKQSGERVSHGKMMCEDALTLNKLLCDGPFCNSETKALQALMLFNVSRFDTRFDAHGNAIELECQDRNSWDSTLIQLAQKLLIESEDTVFSPYHLEAAIAWVHCRARRFEDTDWTAICKYYETLLKIYPSPFVEINYAVALQYDRQNEKAFHILMDLHHNPYFNKLPLLEMSIRKYYERMGTGKK; encoded by the coding sequence ATGAGTGAGCCTGGGAATCGCATTGAAATTATTTATAAAGACAAGTTCGGTCAGCTTATCTCATTGATCTTGCAACGGTTCCGGAGTTTGTCTGTTGAAGAGGCTGAAGATATAGTGCAAGAGACTTTTGTCGAAGCTGCCCTGCTATGGCCAAAAGACGGTGTACCTGATAACCCGGCGGGGTGGCTATACCGGGTCTGCAAAAACAAATCCATCAACCTGCTTAAAAAAGTTTCCAGGACAGAAGATATAGCTTTAGCCCAAACGGTTTCAGTAGCCGCGGAAGAGATTTCCGAGCATGCTTTTAAGGATGCGCAAATGCTAATGTTGGTGGCTTGCTGTCATCCTGACCTTACACCAAAAACACAAGTTGTGGTTGCCCTTAAATATGCAGCCAATCTTAAGGTTGAAAATATAGCTATGCAGTTCGGTGTTGAACAGGATGCCATCGAGAAAATGCTGTACCGCGCAAGGCAAAAAATAAAAAGCGAGTCATTGAGGTTATCAACCAGCTTCAACGGCTATTCCAGGGAAAGGCTTTCGGTTGTACATAAAGTGATCTACCTCATCTTTAACGAAGGCTACAAACAGTCGGGAGAAAGGGTAAGTCATGGAAAGATGATGTGTGAAGATGCGCTTACACTCAATAAACTTTTATGTGACGGTCCCTTTTGCAACTCCGAAACGAAAGCACTGCAAGCACTCATGCTTTTTAATGTATCCCGATTCGATACCCGGTTTGATGCCCATGGCAATGCAATAGAATTAGAGTGCCAGGACAGAAATAGCTGGGACAGCACACTGATACAGCTGGCGCAGAAATTATTGATAGAGTCAGAAGATACAGTGTTCTCTCCTTATCATTTGGAAGCGGCCATCGCCTGGGTGCACTGTAGAGCCAGGAGATTTGAAGATACAGATTGGACAGCCATTTGTAAGTATTACGAGACCTTGTTGAAAATCTACCCGAGCCCGTTTGTCGAAATAAACTATGCGGTGGCGTTGCAATATGACCGTCAAAATGAAAAAGCTTTTCACATCCTGATGGACCTCCACCACAATCCCTATTTTAATAAACTACCCCTGCTGGAAATGTCCATTCGAAAGTATTATGAACGCATGGGCACCGGCAAAAAATAA
- a CDS encoding N-acetyltransferase yields the protein MIQVTRTNSDHPDFIALVKELDILQAVVDGDDHAYYTQFNSLNKIKHVVLAHEDGQALGCGGIKEYEKDSVEVKRMFVSPAARKKGIASTVLSELERWAKELKYTRCVLETHTGLTEAIAFYQKSGYKQIPNYGQYAEMENSVCFEKKLN from the coding sequence ATGATACAAGTGACACGAACAAATTCCGACCACCCCGACTTCATAGCTTTAGTGAAAGAGCTCGACATACTTCAGGCTGTAGTAGATGGTGATGACCACGCATACTATACACAATTCAATAGTCTTAACAAGATCAAGCATGTCGTGCTTGCACATGAAGATGGCCAGGCGCTGGGTTGCGGAGGTATCAAAGAATACGAGAAAGACAGTGTAGAAGTAAAACGGATGTTTGTCTCGCCTGCAGCAAGAAAAAAAGGAATAGCCTCCACTGTTCTTTCTGAACTGGAGCGTTGGGCAAAGGAATTAAAATACACCCGCTGTGTATTGGAGACACACACAGGCCTGACCGAGGCCATTGCTTTTTATCAAAAGAGCGGCTACAAACAAATTCCCAACTATGGTCAGTATGCCGAAATGGAAAACAGCGTTTGCTTTGAAAAGAAATTGAATTAG
- the ygaJ gene encoding putative peptidase YgaJ, with protein sequence MIKYNILILIFVLTITAGQAQDGNTKKQADKIIFVGGSGLNKVFINYVASLTNKLNPKVCFIPTATGDNPNTIIGWYTNCEDLPLRPYVLRTYINSPTSPKSFEEIIMSMDAIIVGGGNTLNMIAIWKAHGIDTVLKKAYEKGIVMAGGSAGSLCWFTGGSTDSRPKELTIVEGLGFLNFSHSPHYLRETTRRPLYQQLILSGKLKAGYACDDQAGLLFVNGVVKKSVAQNAENHNYFVSLKDGKINEELLPAEIIK encoded by the coding sequence ATGATAAAATACAATATTCTCATCCTGATTTTTGTCCTGACAATAACTGCTGGTCAGGCACAAGATGGTAACACAAAGAAACAGGCAGACAAAATAATTTTTGTTGGTGGCAGTGGTCTCAATAAGGTTTTTATCAACTATGTGGCCAGCCTTACTAACAAGCTCAATCCTAAAGTTTGTTTCATTCCCACCGCAACGGGCGATAATCCGAATACCATCATCGGGTGGTATACCAACTGTGAAGACCTTCCGCTTCGACCTTATGTGTTACGGACATACATCAATTCCCCCACATCTCCGAAATCATTTGAAGAGATCATCATGAGCATGGATGCAATTATCGTGGGCGGTGGCAACACGTTAAACATGATCGCTATATGGAAGGCGCACGGTATTGATACAGTATTAAAGAAGGCTTACGAGAAGGGAATTGTAATGGCGGGTGGCAGTGCAGGTTCGCTATGCTGGTTTACCGGAGGCTCGACCGACTCAAGGCCCAAAGAGTTAACTATTGTTGAAGGCCTCGGCTTTCTGAATTTCAGTCATTCTCCGCATTACCTGCGAGAAACGACAAGAAGACCTTTATACCAGCAGTTGATCCTGAGTGGCAAACTTAAAGCAGGTTATGCCTGCGATGATCAGGCCGGGCTTTTATTCGTAAATGGAGTTGTGAAAAAGTCAGTAGCGCAAAATGCCGAAAACCACAATTACTTTGTTTCGCTGAAAGACGGAAAAATAAATGAAGAGTTATTGCCGGCGGAAATAATAAAGTAG
- the tfoX gene encoding competence protein TfoX: MASDQKFVDFIIEQIDIEQVSGRKMFGEYALYFENKLFALICDNKLFIKPTSAGRKYIKDVVEASPYPGAKPSFLIEEKLEERDWLKKLVRLSVKELPEPKPKSKKKK, from the coding sequence ATGGCATCGGATCAGAAATTCGTGGATTTTATAATAGAGCAAATTGATATCGAACAGGTGTCAGGCAGGAAGATGTTTGGTGAATACGCTCTGTATTTTGAGAACAAGTTGTTCGCACTTATTTGCGATAATAAGCTATTCATCAAGCCGACATCAGCAGGAAGAAAATATATAAAGGACGTTGTTGAGGCATCTCCATACCCTGGAGCAAAGCCGAGCTTTTTAATTGAAGAGAAGCTGGAAGAGCGTGACTGGCTGAAGAAATTAGTGCGCTTATCGGTTAAAGAATTGCCAGAACCGAAACCTAAGAGTAAGAAAAAGAAATAA
- a CDS encoding DNA-directed RNA polymerase sigma-70 factor, giving the protein MEPEKIHLKHLLEGCLRHDRTSQKSLYKEFYSYGMSICLRYADSRDEAAEILNDGFMKIFSTLNKFDFDKPFQPWLRKILINLSINRYHKRQRQVETEEITEFNNGADDERILSGISYQEVVELLHKLPPSYRAVFNLHVIEGYSHEEIAVMLNISAGTSKSNLFKAKEHLKKIVGEFFEVDYVRTR; this is encoded by the coding sequence TTGGAACCAGAGAAAATTCATTTAAAGCATTTGCTAGAAGGTTGTTTGCGGCACGATCGCACCAGCCAAAAGTCGCTTTATAAAGAATTTTACAGTTATGGGATGAGCATCTGCTTGCGTTATGCCGATAGCAGAGACGAAGCTGCGGAGATCCTAAATGACGGGTTCATGAAAATATTTAGCACGTTGAATAAATTCGATTTTGATAAACCATTCCAGCCCTGGCTACGAAAGATACTGATCAACTTATCGATTAACCGGTATCACAAAAGACAGCGACAGGTGGAAACGGAGGAAATTACTGAATTCAACAACGGAGCCGATGATGAGCGTATCCTGTCGGGGATTTCTTACCAGGAAGTAGTAGAGCTATTGCATAAACTGCCTCCTTCGTATCGCGCAGTATTTAACCTGCACGTGATCGAAGGGTATTCGCATGAAGAAATAGCCGTAATGCTTAACATCTCTGCCGGCACGTCAAAATCAAATTTGTTTAAAGCCAAGGAACATTTAAAAAAAATAGTAGGCGAATTCTTTGAAGTTGACTATGTCAGAACACGATAA